The following are encoded in a window of Candidatus Fluviicola riflensis genomic DNA:
- the rdgB gene encoding non-canonical purine NTP pyrophosphatase, RdgB/HAM1 family, whose translation MQLIFASANEHKITEIRQLLPAGYELLSLADIGFHDEIPETAATIEGNARLKAQFLADKGMAACFADDTGLVTSGLNGEPGVYSARYAGEAKNADDNMDLVLSKLDGNPDRSAYFITVIALWIGGEMHIFRGRVDGTILTEKRGTHGFGYDPIFQPIGYSKTFAEMTSEEKNALSHRGRALQQMMAFLKNQLN comes from the coding sequence ATGCAACTTATTTTCGCTTCGGCAAACGAGCACAAAATCACGGAAATTCGCCAGTTATTACCTGCGGGTTATGAATTACTTTCATTGGCCGATATCGGTTTTCACGACGAGATTCCCGAAACAGCAGCAACTATCGAAGGAAACGCGCGATTAAAAGCACAATTTCTGGCCGATAAAGGAATGGCTGCCTGTTTTGCAGATGATACCGGCTTGGTGACTTCTGGCCTGAACGGTGAACCGGGAGTTTATTCGGCGCGTTATGCAGGTGAAGCGAAAAATGCGGATGACAACATGGATCTGGTACTTTCAAAATTAGATGGAAACCCTGATCGAAGCGCTTATTTCATTACTGTGATTGCACTTTGGATCGGTGGCGAGATGCACATTTTCAGAGGTCGCGTTGACGGAACAATTCTCACTGAAAAACGTGGGACGCATGGTTTTGGGTACGATCCCATTTTTCAGCCCATAGGTTATTCAAAGACCTTTGCCGAAATGACGAGTGAAGAGAAAAATGCGCTTAGTCACCGCGGGCGGGCGTTGCAACAAATGATGGCATTTTTGAAAAATCAACTCAACTGA
- a CDS encoding isocitrate dehydrogenase (NADP(+)) yields the protein MSKIKVANPIVELDGDEMTRIIWKFIKDKLILPYLDVDIKYYDLGIEKRDETNDQITIDAAEAIKQYQVGIKCATITPDEQRVQEFNLKSMWKSPNGTIRNILDGTVFREPIVMQNVPRLVTNWTAPIIVGRHAFGDQYRATDAVFKGKGKLTMTFTPEDGGEVQNFEVYNFKGDGVGMAMYNTDESIEGFARSCFNMALTKKWPLYLSTKNTILKKYDGRFKDIFETIFQNEFKAQFDAAGITYEHRLIDDMVASALKWHGNFVWACKNYDGDVQSDTVAQGFGSLGLMTSVLITPDGKIMEAEAAHGTVTRHYRDHQAGKKTSTNPIASIFAWTRGLAFRGKLDGNQELINFCETLERVCIETVESGIMTKDLAVCVHGNKVNHGDHYVYTEEFLDALDKGLTAKMA from the coding sequence ATGTCTAAAATTAAAGTAGCAAACCCTATCGTAGAATTGGATGGTGACGAAATGACACGCATCATTTGGAAGTTCATCAAGGATAAACTTATTCTTCCTTACCTGGATGTTGATATCAAGTATTATGACCTTGGCATCGAAAAAAGAGATGAAACAAATGACCAAATCACGATAGATGCTGCTGAAGCGATTAAACAATACCAGGTTGGGATCAAATGCGCTACCATCACACCGGACGAACAACGTGTTCAGGAATTTAACCTGAAATCAATGTGGAAATCACCGAACGGAACCATTCGTAATATTTTGGACGGAACTGTTTTCCGCGAGCCGATCGTGATGCAAAATGTGCCACGTTTGGTGACAAACTGGACTGCTCCGATTATCGTTGGCCGTCATGCTTTTGGCGATCAATACCGCGCTACGGATGCTGTTTTCAAAGGAAAAGGGAAATTGACAATGACGTTTACTCCGGAAGACGGTGGCGAAGTACAAAACTTCGAAGTTTACAATTTCAAAGGTGATGGTGTTGGTATGGCAATGTACAATACCGACGAATCGATTGAAGGGTTTGCACGCAGCTGTTTCAACATGGCGTTGACCAAAAAATGGCCGCTCTATCTTTCTACCAAGAATACGATTTTGAAAAAATACGATGGTCGTTTCAAAGATATTTTCGAAACTATTTTCCAAAATGAGTTCAAAGCGCAATTTGACGCTGCCGGAATTACTTACGAGCATCGTTTGATCGACGACATGGTGGCTTCTGCTTTGAAATGGCATGGAAACTTTGTATGGGCTTGTAAAAATTATGATGGTGATGTTCAATCGGATACCGTCGCTCAGGGATTCGGTTCACTTGGTTTGATGACTTCCGTATTGATTACACCTGATGGAAAAATCATGGAAGCCGAAGCTGCTCACGGTACGGTAACACGTCACTACCGCGATCACCAGGCCGGTAAAAAAACGTCTACCAACCCAATCGCTTCAATCTTTGCATGGACACGTGGTTTGGCTTTCCGCGGAAAACTGGACGGCAATCAGGAATTGATCAATTTCTGCGAAACATTGGAGCGCGTTTGCATTGAAACAGTTGAATCAGGTATCATGACCAAAGATTTGGCGGTTTGCGTACATGGTAATAAAGTAAATCACGGCGATCACTATGTGTATACCGAAGAGTTTTTAGATGCATTGGATAAAGGATTGACTGCTAAAATGGCGTAA
- a CDS encoding globin: protein MESLYERIGKERLNLLVNRFYDLVFNSPVIGPLFQTDKETIREKQEAFLTQFLGGPQLYTTTYGHPRMRMRHLPHKITPEAADEWLRCMKTAIDSLEMEDDLKTALYNCFPPVAKHMINS from the coding sequence ATGGAATCGTTGTACGAAAGAATTGGAAAGGAAAGGCTGAATTTATTGGTAAACCGGTTTTATGACCTGGTTTTCAACTCACCTGTGATTGGACCGCTGTTTCAAACGGATAAAGAAACGATCAGGGAAAAACAGGAAGCCTTTTTAACTCAATTTTTGGGAGGTCCGCAATTATACACAACTACTTACGGACATCCCCGCATGCGTATGCGCCACTTGCCACACAAGATTACGCCCGAGGCCGCTGACGAATGGCTTCGCTGTATGAAAACGGCTATTGATTCACTTGAAATGGAAGATGATCTAAAAACGGCGCTCTACAATTGTTTTCCGCCGGTAGCAAAACACATGATTAATTCCTGA